In the Thermodesulfovibrionales bacterium genome, ATTCCCTATCTTGATCGACTCGGTATCACCGCGGTTGAGCTGCTGCCGGTTTTTCAGTTCGATGCTCAGGACTGCCCGCCGGGAAAGGTTAATTACTGGGGCTTTGCGCCGGTCTCGTTCTTTGCGCCTCATGAGGGATACAGTGCACGACGGGACCCGCTCGGGCCTGTGGATGAGTTCCGCGACATGGTCAAGGCGCTTCACCGGGCAGGCATCGAGGTGATTCTCGACGTCGTCTTCAACCACACCGCCGAAGGCGATGACCGGGGACCGACTCTGAATCTGCGCGGCCTGGATAACAGCATCTACTATATCCTCGAACAGGACCGTTCGCGGTATGCCAATTATACCGGCACGGGCAACACGCTTAACGCCAATCACCCGATAGTCCGCCGCCTCATTGCGGACAGCCTCAGGTATTGGGTTGAAGAGATGCATGTGGACGGTTTCCGGTTCGACCTCGCGTCGATCCTCGCCCGTGACGAGTCAGGAGGTGTCATGGCGAGCCCGCCGGTCCTGTGTGATATCGATTCCGACCCGACATTGGCGGGCATCAAGATCATAGCCGAGGCGTGGGACGCCGCGGGTCTCTACCAGGTCGGCAGCTTCGTCGGGGACAGCTGGAAGGAGTGGAACGGGCGGTTCCGCGACGATGCCCGTGGTTTCTTCAAGGGGGAGGAAGGTTCATTGGCGCGATTTGCCGACCGCCTGATCGGCAGCCCCGAGATCTATGGCCACGAAGACCGCGAACCCGAACAGAGCGTGAACTTTGTCACCTGTCACGACGGCTTCACCCTGAACGATCTTGTCTCTTACAACGAGAAACACAACGAGGCAAACGGAGAGGGGAACCGGGACGGGGCAAACGACAACCACAGCTGGAATTGCGGTGTCGAAGGCCCTACCGATGATCCAGCGGTCGAAAAACTGAGGAACCGGCAGGTGAAGAACTTCCTTACCGTTACCCTGCTGTCGGTCGGCATGCCGATGATCCTGATGGGCGACGAGGTCAGGCGAACGCAGTTCGGCAACAACAACGCCTATTGTCAGGATAACGAGACCAGCTGGTTCGACTGGACCCTTGTCGAGAAACAAGCCGATCTGCACCGGTTCGTCACGCTGCTCAACGCACGTCGGATATTGAGGGACACTGAGCACGAGCGCCAGCGGATGAGCCTCAATCAAATGATCCGTCAGTCA is a window encoding:
- a CDS encoding alpha-amylase family glycosyl hydrolase; translation: IPYLDRLGITAVELLPVFQFDAQDCPPGKVNYWGFAPVSFFAPHEGYSARRDPLGPVDEFRDMVKALHRAGIEVILDVVFNHTAEGDDRGPTLNLRGLDNSIYYILEQDRSRYANYTGTGNTLNANHPIVRRLIADSLRYWVEEMHVDGFRFDLASILARDESGGVMASPPVLCDIDSDPTLAGIKIIAEAWDAAGLYQVGSFVGDSWKEWNGRFRDDARGFFKGEEGSLARFADRLIGSPEIYGHEDREPEQSVNFVTCHDGFTLNDLVSYNEKHNEANGEGNRDGANDNHSWNCGVEGPTDDPAVEKLRNRQVKNFLTVTLLSVGMPMILMGDEVRRTQFGNNNAYCQDNETSWFDWTLVEKQADLHRFVTLLNARRILRDTEHERQRMSLNQMIRQSKQAWHGTKLNQPDWSGNSHSVAFSAEILKEKMLFHLILNAYWEPLDFELPPTASADPWRLWIDTSLESPNDIVEWRSATSVSGFTYRAEARSVVVLFSISTLDKGGTE